From a single Sinomonas atrocyanea genomic region:
- a CDS encoding DUF3073 domain-containing protein yields MGRGRQKAKATKQARDIKYYSPSTDYAALERELGSQGGHSSHRYADNPEPDYSDYEDKYADQFADEDEDEDSRRIG; encoded by the coding sequence ATGGGGCGCGGCCGTCAAAAGGCTAAGGCAACCAAGCAGGCCCGGGACATCAAGTACTACAGCCCGAGCACTGACTACGCAGCTCTCGAGCGGGAACTCGGCTCGCAGGGCGGCCACTCGTCTCACCGTTACGCGGACAACCCCGAGCCGGACTACTCGGACTACGAGGACAAGTACGCGGATCAGTTTGCCGACGAGGATGAGGACGAGGACTCTCGCCGGATCGGTTGA
- a CDS encoding septum formation family protein — MSTSNVPDAPRREDFPPPPPRPARSPMTAAMPSVPAEMAAEPVPEEPVPEEPLPEEPSARRRQARRSRRRPAAWIVLAAAAAVGLIIWGIAALSGIGRAASVEATAYAKGDCFADFDATAASGDRVPCTQAHSAQLVGVEKAADSEAYPGRDALEQRAGQLCKASEVKLPQDISALKQRSAYPSEDGWKSGDRRMDCYIVSTNGNTLTTSFLH, encoded by the coding sequence ATGAGCACGTCCAACGTCCCTGATGCCCCGCGCCGCGAGGATTTCCCGCCCCCTCCCCCACGTCCCGCGCGCTCCCCGATGACCGCGGCGATGCCGTCCGTTCCGGCTGAAATGGCTGCGGAGCCGGTCCCCGAGGAGCCGGTCCCCGAGGAGCCGCTTCCCGAGGAGCCGAGCGCGAGGAGGCGGCAGGCGCGCCGGAGCCGGAGGCGCCCGGCGGCCTGGATCGTGCTCGCGGCCGCCGCGGCCGTGGGCCTCATCATCTGGGGCATCGCCGCGCTCTCGGGGATCGGCAGGGCCGCCTCCGTCGAGGCCACCGCCTACGCCAAGGGCGACTGCTTCGCAGACTTCGATGCCACGGCCGCCTCCGGCGACAGGGTCCCGTGCACGCAGGCCCACTCCGCGCAGCTGGTCGGGGTCGAGAAGGCCGCCGACAGCGAGGCCTACCCGGGCCGGGACGCCCTCGAGCAGCGCGCCGGGCAGCTGTGCAAGGCCTCCGAGGTGAAGCTGCCCCAGGACATCAGCGCCCTCAAGCAGCGCTCCGCCTACCCGAGCGAGGACGGCTGGAAGTCCGGCGACCGCCGGATGGACTGCTACATCGTCAGCACGAACGGCAACACGCTGACGACGTCCTTCCTCCACTGA
- the clpB gene encoding ATP-dependent chaperone ClpB, translating into MDVKFTTKSQEALSAAAMNASTAGNPQVEPVHLLKALMDQREGVAVALLRATGADPDAVSVAASMAIKALPASSGSTVAQAQLSRQGLQVIQAAQQQAEQMGDTYVSTEHLLIGLAADGGAAGKALRDNGAQLESLKAALPGVRGDRKVDSPDPENTFQALEKYGTDLTAVARSGKLDPVIGRDSEIRRVIQVLSRRTKNNPVLIGEPGVGKTAVVEGLAQRIVAGDVPESLRGKTLISLDLGSMVAGAKYRGEFEERLKAVLEEIKASEGQIVTFIDEIHTVVGAGATGDSSMDAGNMLKPMLARGELRLIGATTLDEYRENIEKDAALERRFQQVFVGEPSVDDTIAILRGLKERYEAHHKVAIADSALVAAATLSNRYISGRQLPDKAIDLVDESASRLRMEIDSAPEEIDQLRRAVDRLTMEELALEGETDAASVERLAALREDMADKKEQLAALNARWAAEKAGLNRVGDLKAKLDELRGLADKAQREGDLAEASRILYGEIPTFERELSEASAEEAAGDRLGSAKMVAEEVTADDIAEVISAWTGIPAGRMLQGESQKLLRMEEELGKRLIGQSRAVQAVSDAVRRARAGISDPNRPTGSFLFLGPTGVGKTELAKALADFLFDDERAMVRIDMSEYSEKHAVARLVGAPPGYVGYEEGGQLTEAVRRRPYSVILLDEVEKAHPEVFDILLQVLDDGRLTDGQGRTVDFRNVILVLTSNLGSQFLVDPDLSEGSKREAVMGVVNASFKPEFLNRLDDVIMFDALSVDELSKIVELQVDSLQARLTERRLTLEVTDGARAWLAMTGYDPAYGARPLRRLVQREIGDRLAREILAGEISDGDTVLVDVADVEVDLKDLTGATSGLSVKRKEPAVQ; encoded by the coding sequence GTGGACGTCAAATTCACCACCAAGAGCCAGGAGGCGCTCTCTGCGGCGGCGATGAACGCCTCGACCGCCGGCAACCCCCAGGTGGAGCCCGTCCACCTCCTCAAGGCGCTCATGGACCAGCGCGAGGGCGTCGCCGTCGCGCTCCTGAGGGCCACGGGCGCGGACCCGGACGCCGTCAGCGTCGCCGCGAGCATGGCCATCAAGGCGCTCCCCGCCAGCTCCGGCAGCACCGTGGCCCAGGCCCAGCTGAGCCGGCAGGGCCTGCAGGTCATCCAGGCCGCCCAGCAGCAGGCCGAGCAGATGGGGGACACCTACGTCTCGACCGAGCACCTCCTCATCGGCCTGGCGGCCGACGGCGGCGCTGCGGGCAAGGCGCTGCGGGACAACGGCGCCCAGCTCGAGTCCCTCAAGGCAGCCCTCCCCGGGGTGCGCGGCGACCGGAAGGTGGACTCCCCGGACCCCGAGAACACGTTCCAGGCCCTCGAGAAGTACGGGACCGACCTCACCGCCGTGGCCCGCTCCGGCAAGCTCGACCCCGTGATCGGCCGCGACTCCGAGATCCGCCGGGTCATCCAGGTCCTCTCGCGCCGCACCAAGAACAACCCGGTCCTGATCGGCGAGCCCGGGGTCGGCAAGACCGCCGTCGTCGAGGGCCTCGCCCAGCGGATCGTGGCCGGGGACGTCCCGGAGAGCCTGCGCGGCAAGACCCTCATCTCCCTCGACCTCGGCTCCATGGTCGCGGGCGCGAAGTACCGCGGCGAGTTCGAGGAGCGGCTCAAGGCCGTCCTCGAGGAGATCAAGGCCTCCGAGGGCCAGATCGTCACCTTCATCGACGAGATCCACACCGTGGTCGGCGCCGGCGCCACCGGCGACTCCTCGATGGACGCCGGCAACATGCTCAAGCCCATGCTCGCCCGCGGCGAGCTGCGGCTCATCGGTGCCACGACGCTCGACGAGTACCGCGAGAACATCGAGAAGGATGCCGCCCTCGAGCGCCGGTTCCAGCAGGTGTTCGTGGGCGAGCCGAGCGTGGACGACACCATCGCCATCCTGCGCGGCCTCAAGGAGCGCTACGAGGCCCACCACAAGGTGGCCATCGCCGACTCCGCCCTCGTGGCCGCCGCCACGCTGTCCAACCGCTACATCTCCGGCCGGCAGCTTCCGGACAAGGCGATCGACCTGGTCGACGAGTCTGCGTCCCGCCTGCGCATGGAGATCGACTCGGCGCCGGAGGAGATCGACCAGCTGCGCCGCGCCGTCGACCGCCTCACCATGGAGGAGCTCGCCCTCGAGGGCGAGACGGACGCCGCGAGCGTCGAGCGCCTCGCCGCCCTGCGCGAGGACATGGCGGACAAGAAGGAGCAGCTCGCCGCGCTGAACGCACGCTGGGCGGCGGAGAAGGCCGGCCTGAACCGGGTGGGCGACCTCAAGGCGAAGCTCGACGAGCTGCGCGGACTCGCGGACAAGGCGCAGCGCGAGGGCGACCTCGCCGAGGCCTCCCGCATCCTGTACGGCGAGATCCCGACCTTCGAGCGCGAGCTCTCCGAGGCCTCCGCCGAGGAGGCCGCCGGGGACCGGCTCGGCAGCGCGAAGATGGTGGCGGAGGAGGTGACGGCGGACGACATCGCCGAGGTCATCTCCGCATGGACCGGCATCCCCGCCGGGCGCATGCTCCAGGGCGAGAGCCAGAAGCTCCTGCGGATGGAGGAGGAGCTGGGCAAGCGGCTCATCGGCCAGAGCCGAGCCGTCCAGGCCGTCTCCGACGCCGTGCGCCGGGCGCGGGCCGGCATCAGCGACCCGAACCGTCCCACCGGCTCGTTCCTGTTCCTCGGCCCCACCGGCGTCGGCAAGACCGAGCTCGCCAAGGCCCTCGCGGACTTCCTGTTCGACGACGAGCGCGCCATGGTCCGGATCGACATGAGCGAGTACTCGGAGAAGCACGCGGTAGCCAGGCTCGTCGGCGCCCCTCCCGGATATGTCGGCTACGAGGAGGGCGGCCAGCTGACCGAGGCTGTGCGGCGGCGCCCCTACTCGGTCATCCTCCTCGACGAGGTCGAGAAGGCGCACCCCGAGGTGTTCGACATCCTCCTGCAGGTCCTCGACGACGGGCGCCTGACCGACGGGCAGGGGCGCACCGTGGACTTCCGCAACGTGATCCTGGTGCTCACCTCGAACCTCGGCAGCCAGTTCCTCGTGGACCCGGACCTCAGCGAGGGCTCCAAGCGCGAGGCCGTGATGGGCGTGGTCAACGCCTCGTTCAAGCCCGAGTTCCTCAACCGGCTCGACGACGTCATCATGTTCGACGCGCTCTCGGTCGACGAGCTGTCCAAGATCGTCGAGCTGCAGGTCGACTCGCTCCAGGCCCGGCTCACCGAGCGCCGCCTCACCCTCGAGGTCACCGACGGGGCCCGTGCCTGGCTCGCGATGACCGGCTACGACCCCGCGTACGGGGCGCGGCCGCTCCGCCGCCTCGTCCAGCGCGAGATCGGGGACCGGCTCGCCCGCGAGATCCTGGCCGGCGAGATTTCCGACGGCGACACCGTCCTCGTGGACGTGGCCGACGTCGAGGTCGACCTCAAGGACCTCACCGGGGCCACGAGCGGGCTGAGCGTCAAGCGCAAGGAACCCGCGGTGCAGTAG
- a CDS encoding DUF4031 domain-containing protein: protein MAILIDSPMWPAHGTVFAHLVSDASLAELHVFAAAAGIPERAFDEDHYDVPERRHADLVARGAREVTGRDLARALIASGLRVPARERSKALELPLAQRWEALLPGREGLGRELLTRWAEPHRRYHTRAHLFAVLGALGTIHDGGTPPRAVVLAAWFHDAVYRAPAAGSAEPGRDEEESAQLAEARLADAGLPPAEVGEVGRLVRLTAGHAPAASDAAGQLLCDADLAVLGRDRHGYRRYAAQVRAEFAHVPDEAFRAGRAAVLEQLLGLDPLFHTDSARSLWAGRAQHNLRAELDAGSWLGR from the coding sequence ATGGCGATCCTCATCGACTCCCCCATGTGGCCGGCCCACGGGACAGTCTTCGCGCACCTGGTCTCCGATGCCTCCCTCGCCGAGCTGCACGTCTTCGCCGCGGCGGCGGGGATCCCGGAGCGAGCCTTCGACGAGGACCACTACGACGTCCCGGAGCGCCGCCACGCGGACCTCGTGGCACGCGGGGCCCGGGAGGTGACCGGGAGGGACCTCGCCCGGGCCCTCATCGCGTCCGGCCTGCGGGTGCCCGCACGCGAGCGGTCCAAGGCCCTCGAGCTTCCGCTGGCCCAGCGCTGGGAGGCGCTCCTCCCGGGCCGGGAGGGGCTCGGGCGGGAGCTCTTGACGCGCTGGGCGGAGCCGCACCGGCGCTACCACACGCGCGCCCACCTCTTCGCTGTCCTCGGGGCCCTCGGGACGATTCACGACGGCGGCACCCCGCCGCGCGCCGTCGTCCTCGCCGCGTGGTTCCACGACGCGGTGTACCGCGCCCCGGCGGCGGGCAGCGCCGAACCGGGCCGGGACGAGGAGGAGTCGGCGCAGCTGGCCGAGGCCAGACTCGCCGACGCCGGGCTCCCGCCCGCGGAGGTGGGCGAAGTGGGGAGGCTCGTGCGGCTCACCGCGGGGCATGCGCCCGCAGCGTCCGACGCCGCGGGGCAGCTCCTGTGCGACGCAGACCTCGCCGTGCTGGGCCGGGACCGCCACGGATACCGGCGGTACGCCGCGCAGGTCCGTGCAGAGTTCGCCCACGTGCCGGACGAGGCGTTCCGCGCCGGCCGGGCCGCGGTCCTCGAACAGCTCCTCGGGCTCGACCCCCTCTTCCATACGGACTCCGCCCGCAGCCTGTGGGCCGGCCGGGCCCAGCACAACCTGCGCGCGGAGCTCGACGCCGGTTCGTGGCTGGGACGCTGA
- a CDS encoding 2'-5' RNA ligase family protein, translating into MGEDGEPAEAAGESTDAAPAHPFVAVAFVDPTGIGQRFGKRHWPLHVTLLRFDTAPAAAHAAVAGAVAASGAALPLRVRIGADADFGYRGRVRVSLVEPDAGLQVLHDRLREAVAAVGGRIHSPQHTGHGFRPHVSVQGERRVHTGQVVTLATVALVDMAPDGDTDWRVPLEAWP; encoded by the coding sequence GTGGGCGAGGACGGGGAGCCGGCCGAGGCCGCCGGCGAGTCCACGGACGCAGCCCCCGCCCACCCCTTCGTCGCCGTGGCGTTCGTCGACCCCACCGGGATCGGCCAGCGCTTCGGCAAGCGGCACTGGCCGCTGCATGTGACGCTCCTCCGGTTCGACACGGCCCCGGCGGCCGCCCACGCGGCGGTCGCAGGGGCCGTTGCCGCGTCCGGTGCGGCCCTCCCGCTGCGCGTGCGGATCGGCGCCGACGCCGACTTCGGCTACCGCGGCCGGGTCCGGGTCTCCCTCGTGGAGCCGGACGCCGGCCTCCAGGTGCTCCACGACCGTCTCCGCGAGGCCGTCGCCGCCGTGGGCGGCCGGATCCACAGCCCCCAGCACACCGGGCACGGGTTCAGGCCGCACGTGTCAGTTCAGGGCGAGCGGCGCGTCCACACGGGCCAGGTCGTCACGCTCGCCACCGTGGCACTGGTCGACATGGCCCCGGACGGCGACACCGACTGGCGTGTGCCGCTCGAGGCGTGGCCGTGA
- a CDS encoding YceI family protein, translated as MPELDSSLAGEWRIDPAHTRLGFSTRHAMVTKVRGAFNDVDGVINVDVDEPTNSSVSVTIKVASIDTRNAQRDEHLRTNDFFDAPHYPEITFVSKRIDQVEENSFIVNGDLTIRGVTKEIAVPIEFIGIETDPFGNMRAGFEGSRRIDRKDFGVNWNAALDSGGVLVSDRILLEFEISAIKSAVDAGGAEQAQAQQA; from the coding sequence ATGCCCGAACTCGACAGTTCCCTCGCCGGCGAGTGGCGTATCGACCCCGCCCACACCCGCCTGGGGTTCTCGACCCGCCATGCGATGGTCACCAAGGTGCGCGGCGCGTTCAACGACGTCGACGGCGTCATCAACGTCGATGTCGATGAGCCGACCAACTCCTCCGTGAGCGTCACCATCAAGGTGGCGAGCATCGACACGCGCAACGCCCAGCGGGACGAGCACCTGCGGACCAACGACTTCTTCGATGCCCCGCACTACCCGGAGATCACCTTCGTCTCCAAGCGCATCGACCAGGTCGAGGAGAACAGCTTCATCGTCAACGGCGATCTCACGATCCGCGGGGTCACCAAGGAGATCGCCGTCCCCATCGAGTTCATCGGCATCGAGACCGACCCCTTCGGGAACATGCGGGCTGGCTTCGAGGGCTCGCGCCGGATCGACCGCAAGGACTTCGGCGTCAACTGGAACGCGGCGCTCGACTCCGGCGGCGTCCTCGTCTCCGACCGGATCCTGCTCGAGTTCGAGATCTCCGCGATCAAGTCCGCGGTAGACGCCGGCGGAGCCGAGCAGGCTCAGGCCCAGCAGGCCTGA
- a CDS encoding YccF domain-containing protein, which produces MKTILNLIWFIFGGFALALGYFLAGVVCCALIVTIPWGIASFRIASYALWPFGCTVVDTGRGGAASALGNIIWLLVAGIWIAIGHVATALAMAATIVGIPLAIANLKLIPVSLMPLGKEIVPSRRLLASYTR; this is translated from the coding sequence ATGAAGACCATCCTGAATCTCATCTGGTTCATCTTCGGCGGCTTCGCCCTCGCCCTGGGCTACTTCCTCGCGGGCGTGGTCTGCTGTGCGCTGATCGTCACGATCCCCTGGGGGATCGCCTCCTTCCGCATCGCCTCCTACGCGCTGTGGCCGTTCGGGTGCACGGTCGTGGACACCGGGCGCGGAGGCGCCGCGTCGGCGCTCGGCAACATCATCTGGCTCCTCGTCGCGGGGATCTGGATCGCGATCGGGCACGTGGCCACCGCCCTGGCGATGGCCGCCACCATCGTCGGGATCCCGCTGGCGATCGCGAACCTCAAGCTCATCCCGGTCTCGCTCATGCCGCTGGGCAAGGAGATCGTCCCGAGCAGGCGGCTCCTCGCGAGCTACACGCGCTGA
- a CDS encoding pyridoxamine 5'-phosphate oxidase family protein: MSSHETSAPSEGVRSLSPEDAWERARTMVVGRIAFSSDERLELFPINYLVDRGTVLFRTAPGTKLAASLGRLQVVFEVDGYEPELNEAWSVVVHGALEPVLDTAEIVEAVSLPLFPWQSGEKAFFVRIVPSQITGRQFPVADPSHWVSQFTGVRRAQSE, encoded by the coding sequence ATGAGCAGCCACGAGACCTCTGCCCCGTCCGAGGGCGTCCGCAGCCTCTCCCCGGAGGACGCGTGGGAGCGGGCACGCACCATGGTGGTCGGGCGGATCGCGTTCAGCTCCGACGAGCGCCTCGAGCTGTTCCCGATCAACTACCTCGTGGACCGCGGGACCGTGCTGTTCCGGACCGCGCCGGGCACCAAGCTCGCGGCATCGCTGGGCCGCCTCCAGGTCGTCTTCGAGGTGGACGGCTATGAACCGGAGCTCAACGAGGCGTGGTCCGTGGTGGTCCACGGGGCCCTCGAGCCCGTGCTCGACACCGCGGAGATCGTCGAGGCCGTCTCCCTGCCCCTCTTCCCCTGGCAGTCGGGCGAGAAGGCCTTCTTCGTCCGGATCGTGCCGTCCCAGATCACCGGCCGCCAGTTCCCGGTCGCGGACCCCTCGCACTGGGTCTCCCAGTTCACCGGCGTGCGCCGGGCCCAGTCCGAGTAG
- a CDS encoding DEAD/DEAH box helicase yields the protein MADTTFVSLGVPTALTRVLAEQGIETPFPIQTKTLPDTLAGRDVLGRGRTGSGKTIAFALPLVARLADTVGGARRTPGRPRGLVLAPTRELATQINATVEPLAQAAGLNTTVIYGGVSQARQERALKAGVDIVIACPGRLEDLGRQGLVSLADVDVTVLDEADHMADLGFLPVVKRLLDQTPQGGQRLLFSATLDNGVDKLVKRYLQNPLTHSVDAPQAAVSTMEHHVLLTADAASKKNLIEVLASGKGRRVLFMRTKHHAKRLAQQLTKSGIPAVDLHGNLSQNARDRNLADFSSGEVSVLVATDVAARGVHVDDVELVVHVDPPAEHKAYLHRSGRTARAGSEGTVVTIVLPEQKQDVRKLLKDAGVKVEVTPVTSSSPEVLALVGERAEYVDPAERAAAVAAKMPQQGGGRSTGSNAQRKRSRRGSGQGSAAPSAAHDDVARRGGRGTGGAGHRNDVPAAQGQSGGGQSGGSQSGRGQRSRGPAEGTGRGRSQQPRGQKRAEQPNGGSAPVWSSTTGGTSGGSYGGGAGASGQRGGAQGGQGRGRRGPRRASAPASNSR from the coding sequence ATGGCTGACACCACCTTCGTTTCCCTCGGCGTGCCCACCGCCCTGACCCGCGTCCTCGCGGAGCAGGGCATCGAGACGCCGTTCCCCATCCAGACCAAGACCCTCCCCGACACGCTCGCGGGCCGGGACGTCCTCGGCCGCGGCCGCACCGGCTCGGGCAAGACCATCGCCTTCGCGCTGCCGCTCGTGGCGCGCCTCGCGGACACCGTGGGCGGCGCCCGCCGCACCCCGGGCCGCCCGCGCGGGCTCGTCCTCGCACCGACGAGGGAGCTCGCGACCCAGATCAACGCGACCGTCGAGCCCCTGGCCCAGGCCGCCGGGCTGAACACGACCGTGATCTACGGCGGCGTCTCCCAGGCGCGCCAGGAGCGCGCGCTCAAGGCCGGCGTCGACATCGTCATCGCCTGCCCCGGCCGTCTCGAGGACCTCGGCCGCCAGGGCCTCGTCTCCCTCGCGGACGTGGACGTGACCGTCCTCGACGAGGCGGACCACATGGCGGACCTCGGCTTCCTGCCGGTGGTCAAGCGCCTGCTCGACCAGACCCCCCAGGGCGGCCAGCGCCTCCTCTTCTCGGCGACCCTGGACAACGGCGTGGACAAGCTCGTCAAGCGCTACCTCCAGAACCCGCTCACGCACTCCGTGGACGCGCCCCAGGCCGCGGTGAGCACGATGGAGCACCACGTCCTGCTCACGGCCGACGCCGCGAGCAAGAAGAACCTCATCGAGGTCCTCGCCTCGGGCAAGGGCCGCCGCGTGCTGTTCATGCGCACCAAGCACCACGCCAAGCGGCTCGCGCAGCAGCTGACGAAGTCCGGGATCCCTGCCGTGGACCTCCACGGCAACCTGTCCCAGAACGCCCGCGACCGCAACCTCGCGGACTTCTCCTCGGGCGAGGTCAGCGTGCTGGTCGCGACGGACGTCGCCGCGCGCGGCGTCCACGTGGATGACGTCGAGCTCGTGGTCCACGTGGACCCGCCCGCCGAGCACAAGGCCTACCTGCACCGCTCGGGCCGCACGGCCCGCGCAGGCTCCGAGGGCACCGTGGTGACCATCGTCCTGCCCGAGCAGAAGCAGGACGTCCGCAAGCTCCTCAAGGACGCGGGCGTCAAGGTCGAGGTGACCCCGGTGACGTCCTCCTCCCCGGAGGTGCTCGCGCTCGTCGGCGAGCGCGCCGAGTACGTCGACCCGGCCGAGCGCGCCGCCGCCGTGGCCGCGAAGATGCCGCAGCAGGGCGGCGGCCGGTCCACCGGCTCGAACGCGCAGCGCAAGCGCTCGCGCCGCGGCTCGGGCCAGGGCTCGGCCGCGCCGTCCGCCGCGCACGACGACGTCGCCCGCCGCGGCGGCCGCGGAACCGGCGGCGCCGGTCACCGCAATGACGTTCCGGCCGCCCAGGGCCAGAGCGGTGGGGGCCAGTCCGGCGGGAGCCAGTCCGGGCGCGGCCAGCGCTCGCGCGGCCCGGCCGAGGGCACGGGGCGGGGCCGCAGCCAGCAGCCCCGCGGACAGAAGCGCGCCGAGCAGCCGAACGGGGGCAGCGCCCCCGTGTGGAGCTCGACCACGGGCGGCACGTCCGGCGGAAGCTACGGCGGCGGCGCCGGCGCCTCCGGCCAGCGCGGCGGAGCCCAGGGCGGCCAGGGCCGGGGACGGCGCGGCCCGCGCCGCGCCAGCGCCCCCGCCTCCAACAGCCGCTGA